A genomic stretch from Sphaerodactylus townsendi isolate TG3544 linkage group LG15, MPM_Stown_v2.3, whole genome shotgun sequence includes:
- the LOC125444406 gene encoding vomeronasal type-2 receptor 26-like: MVSNEANLYPGIIQLLLHFEWTWVGLLAIDDHSGEHFLKILEPLLSKNGICLAFAERIPPKLQWDSAYDFRNIIPNIELVFVDARVSTFILYGDSRTLIILNGYFFLGDISCDHIFGKVWILTAQIDFTLSGLQRFWDFHFFHGAISFAIHSNQLPGFRAFVRDIKVNEVEENGFLKFFWAQAFNCIFVNGNESTEVDSACTGEEKLESLPNNIFEMAMSGHSYSINNAVHAVARALHTLYSSRFNLGARKSGKRSEFQDLRPWQLHPFLQSNSFNNSAGEKVSFNSYREVEEGFDLTNLVTFPNESHLRVKVGRLDPTALEGKELILHENLIVWQTTFKQVPPLSECNTHCGPGSQKKKKEGEKFCCYDCNPCTEGKISRKKDVDDCIDCPEDEYPSEEKDRCLPKSTHFLSHEETLGVSLASIAMSFFLVTALVLSTFVKNKDSPIVKANNRDITYALLASLSLCFLCSLLFLGKPSKVTCLLRQSAFGIIFTVAVSCILAKTVTVVVAFVATKPGSNMRKWVGKRLTNSVVLSCSFIQAVICLVWLGTSPPFPDIDTQSLTREIIAECNEGSVLMFYTVLGYMGLLSLITLIVAFFARKLPDSFNEAKFITFSMLVFCSVWVSFLPTYLSTKGKYMVAVEIFSILASSAGMLGCIFFPKCYIILLRPEMNTKGHVMRRNN, encoded by the exons ATGGTCTCAAATGAAGCCAATTTATATCCCGGGATTATACAGTTGCTTCTTCATTTTGAATGGACTTGGGTGGGGCTCCTCGCTATAGATGATCACAGTGGAGAACATTTCCTAAAGATCCTGGAACCATTGCTTTCCAAGAACGGAATCTGTTTGGCTTTTGCTGAAAGGATACCTCCCAAATTACAATGGGATAGCGCGTATGATTTTAGAAACATAATCCCAAATATCGAATTGGTGTTTGTAGATGCCAGAGTCAGTACATTTATACTCTATGGAGATTCAAGGACGCTTATAATATTGAATGGTTATTTTTTTCTAGGGGATATTTCATGCGATCATATATTTGGCAAGGTGTGGATTTTAACAGCCCAGATCGATTTTACCCTGTCAGGCTTGCAAAGATTTTGGGATTTTCACTTCTTTCATGGGGCAATCTCTTTCGCCATTCACTCAAACCAGCTTCCAGGATTCCGTGCATTTGTTCGCGACATAAAAGTTAATGAGGTGGAGGAAAATGGTTTTCTGAAGTTCTTCTGGGCACAAGCGTTTAACTGTATATTTGTAAATGGCAACGAATCCACGGAAGTTGACAGTGCTTGTACAGGGGAGGAGAAACTGGAAAGCCTTCCTAACAATATTTTTGAAATGGCCATGAGCGGCCACAGCTATAGCATCAATAATGCGGTCCACGCTGTGGCACGTGCTCTACATACTTTGTACTCATCAAGATTTAACCTCGGAGCAAGAAAGAGTGGCAAAAGATCTGAATTTCAAGATCTCCGGCCATGGCAG CTCCACCCATTTCTTCAAAGCAATTCCTTTAACAACTCGGCAGGAGAAAAAGTATCTTTTAACAGCTACAGGGAGGTGGAAGAAGGATTCGACCTCACAAACTTGGTCACGTTCCCCAATGAGTCCCACTTGCGGGTGAAAGTTGGAAGGTTGGATCCCACAGCTCTTGAAGGAAAAGAATTGATCCTCCACGAGAATTTAATTGTATGGCAAACAACTTTTAAGCAG GTCCCTCCTCTTTCTGAGTGTAATACTCATTGCGGGCCTGGgtctcagaagaaaaagaaggaaggggagaaatttTGCTGTTACGATTGTAATCCATGCACTGAAGGGAAGATCTCAAGGAAGAAGG acGTGGATGACTGTATCGATTGTCCAGAAGATGAGTATCCAAGCGAGGAGAAAGATCGATGTCTGCCGAAGTCAACACATTTTCTGTCTCACGAAGAAACATTAGGAGTTAGTTTGGCCTCTATCGCCATGTCCTTTTTCTTGGTCACAGCTTTGGTTCTATCCACCTTTGTCAAGAACAAAGACAGCCCCATAGTCAAGGCCAACAACAGAGATATCACCTATGCTCTtctggcctccctctccctctgcttccTCTGCTCTTTGCTGTTCCTCGGGAAACCAAGCAAAGTGACCTGCCTCCTCCGGCAATCTGCTTTCGGCATCATTTTCACAGTGGCTGTTTCCTGCATCTTGGCCAAAACCGTCACTGTGGTGGTCGCTTTCGTGGCCACCAAACCGGGATCCAAcatgaggaaatgggtggggaaaagaCTGACCAACTCTGTTGTCCTTTCCTGTTCCTTCATTCAAGCAGTCATCTGTCTTGTGTGGCTCGGAACCTCTCCCCCATTCCCAGACATTGACACACAGTCATTGACTAGAGAAATCATTGCAGAATGTAATGAAGGGTCAGTTCTCATGTTTTATACTGTCCTCGGCTACATGGGACTTCTGTCCCTCATCACCTTGATTGTGGCTTTCTTTGCCAGGAAGTTGCCAGACAGTTTCAATGAGGCCAagttcatcaccttcagcatgctggTGTTTTGTAGCGTCTGGGTGTCTTTTCTGCCAACCTACCTCAGCACCAAAGGAAAATacatggtggctgtggagatcttctccatcttggctTCTAGTGCTGGAATGCTGGGTTGTATCTTTTTCCCCAAGTGTTACATTATTCTGCTCAGACCTGAGATGAATACCAAGGGGCACGTCATGAGGAGGAATAATTAA